Below is a window of Macadamia integrifolia cultivar HAES 741 chromosome 8, SCU_Mint_v3, whole genome shotgun sequence DNA.
GGATCTTAATTTACATggaatttcttttttgggtggaaTAATTTATATGGATTCAATCCTTTGCGATTTTTGCTTAATCTAATTGGGTCTTTTACTTCCAATTATCTTTTCATTATAGTTAGAGTAGATGTAAATGAATAGTCAAAATCTAAATTCAAATGCATATCCGTATTTGTTTCCATATAGGGGTATCCATATTCGGTCAAAGGGCATCTCTGAAAAAAATTTATCTGATCCAACtagataatcaattaatgattctaaggttcttgaagtttaaagaggttatagagaatgaggaaaagaactaagacaacttagaaagatggatAGATAGCAAATTGTCTTCATTAGGGGAAGGAAGGTCTGGGtcagaaaataaatagatagtcgaaaatccaaatttgatctATATCCATATCGGATCAATAATGTTCAGATTCGATTTGAATTCGATTTGTATcagatccatttacatccctaattaTAACCTTATAAAGTGGGAGCAAGGTGCCTgcttcaattaaaaaaaaaaaagtatgcacATATCATTATCATATTGCATCAAGGCCTTTTTGGAGAAGCAAAAATTTTACTTCTAAGTGAATCCAATGGTCAATCTATCAAACAATTAGTTCatattaaaaagtataaatgtgttaaaaaaatttgtttcctatgaatttttttttctttttcaattaaaGTTATTGTATTGAAAAGTAAATCTTAATTGGATTGTATTAGTAAATACCAAACAAGATCCATTGGTGTGGGTCAGATAGATGATAGAATGAAGAGCTTATGATGGCAAGGAGTTGGGAACATGATGATTAAATAAGTATCTTTCTACTGTTGGGATTAGATATTGAAATGTtaaagagggagggagggagaatttagatttaaaatttcaaaaaaatctttGGTCTTTGTTTCTAAAAAGAGGTGAGGTGCATTCATTTATACCTTTATCCTCTAAATTGACGTTAATATAAAGGGAAATGATTAGGCGCCCTCTCCACACATCCCGTTTTTGGTAGAAACTGAGATCAAGCTGtcattaattattaattactGTACCTTCCCTTTAGTTTGGCTCTAAAATCTTGGAAATAAATTTCTACCTTTTCGGTTCAGGGTTTAAGCAaagaagtgatttttctaaaggaaggagagagagagagattcacttTGTCGGCTTTGGATGAGAACTGAAATGgggaagatttttctttttccatggaatctcttcacccaccattATCGTTGAAAAAGCCCAGCCCTAATCTTGTCGACCTCAGGGTGGACTTTGGTGGGCTCGGTTATATCAGACAAAATTTATAGCTTTACATACAATCACAAAAAAatggtggatgaagagattctctcttcaccttgcTTGAAGAATGATGTGTGAAATAGACTTTCCCATTTTCAACATTACAAAGGCACTTCTATAATTAAAATCATAATTACGGCCCATTCATTTCTAgtgctattttttcttttcttcctttttggtGTTAGGCCCCACACCGGGGTCAAACAAGGATCCAGAGGCCCATAAGGGGCCGGCAAGGGAGTCCACTTAAGCCACTCTTATCACAACTCTAGTACTCTACTATGCTATTACttactactaaaaaaaaaaaagagtgggtGGAGGTAAAAGGGTCCTTGCCCCATCATTGTTCGAATCAGCACGCCCCACTATTGCTTGTTGGTCCTGTGAAAGCGTTGCTTGCCATATGGAGGTTTTGGCCTGgaggctatgatcactaccgtGGAGCACCCCTTTTTGAATTACCAAAAAGATAATTTGGTAGACTGATTAATTTGATAGACTGAAGTTTAAATAACATAGGTACCACACTAATAGGTTATGGGTCAAAACTGGGATTGCAGCAGACATGGGCCCAGGCTAGGACTTAGCTAAACTTTCAAACACAAGCCCAAGCCCACCCGAAAAATGACGAGGCTGCCTGTTTCCAAACCCCACAAAAAACATACATGACAGTCCTTGTCTCCTTGGTTTCCTACAAACTGGAACCATGGAGGCATGAAGCTTCACAACCAGTTGAAGATGAAGTAACAATGACATCTTAAAGGGAAAGGATTGTTTGTAAATGGGCCTCCTTGTAAAGATAATGAGGGCCTGCTGGAATACCAAGATAAGGAAGTATGGACATACATCCATGAATTGTGTCTTACCTTTCATAATCCTTCTGTCTTGTACCTATAATGTTGGGAAGGTGTGGGGTTCTGCTCCACAGACCCCACTAACCTAACATACTTGGGTtgaaattgtttaaaaaaactTTTGAAAATTCCAGGGCCATGTTTTAAAGGATTCTATCGTAAAAATtaaatcttaaaatttttaatgtTGAATTATGAGTTCAATCACAATCATATAATTCATCATGTATTcaacatttaattttttttttattattaaaaatttaACCATTATCCCTGTGTTTTGAGTGGGATTTAGGCCACTGGAGGTCCAGCGTGCATCCaaaggttatgtttgttgttaTTGTCCTCCTAGTAGTTGGATGCGTACTGAGACTCCAATGGCACTGGAAAAGATCCGATTCGTTTTGAGGGGGGCTAAAATgaagtttccaaaaaaaaaatcccccagCAATTTCTCAAAGCTTTAGGCCCGATTTGCctagaagagaagtgaaatatGATAGACCAGTTACTTACCAACCACGGGAAAGGTTTAGGGGTCCGTGCGATTGGATCAACAATGCATACTGGATTTTGGTTGATCCATTGGGCTGGAAGGCCCATTAGTGCCCAACGATTAGTTGAACAGTCCATGACTGGTGGGCTGGGTAGCCATTTCTGCATTTCATTTCAGTTAAAAGGCCACTTATTGCAATTGCTATAATAGAAAACCTCTAGAGGCCCACTAAAGCAGGGTTCGACCGTGGTTTTTACAGAAGTTTGGCAATAGCCTCGTGGAGAATTAACCTACGGTGAAAATAGAATCTCTTCATCTATGGTGATTTAAAGTTACTCTGGAAAGAGTGAATGTCATTATTAACTCTCACCTGGTATCTCTATATTGAAGGCCTGAAGTACTTTTCTCCAATCTGATCATAGGGTGCCGTAGGTTAAGAGAAGAGGGTGGGAGAAATTATGTTGACACCTTTTCTTTTCATGAGTAACTNNNNNNNNNNNNNNNNNNNNatttttttttttttttttcatctaccTAACCTACTATTTGCATCTCATATCACCAATGACCCAATTTTTTTCTCCACCCAAGGCGAGGATTCACCATGGAGATCTAACTCTTTGATTAGCATATGAAAGAGTTTTTTCGACCTTGTACAATAGGAGTTCGAACTTTAGATCACCTACACATCACATACGTACATGCTTTTGTGCTTGACCATACGTGCAGGAAGTGGGATGTGGGAATTGGGATAGGTGTCGTCAGGTAGCACCAAATCATATGTGTAGCGTGCACGTGATTTAATCTCATATAATAGTGGTCCTGTGAATTCATCCCAACATTTGTTCCAATCCGATTAAGTATCGTTCCCCGCTTTTATACACTCAATGGATCAAGCAAGGTGTTGATTTCTCTTTCCAAATCAAGGTCTTCTTCGGAAAGCCAAAATTGGGTGAGTAACTCAAGCAAgagtttatgaaaataaaatgggAGACTGAGGCACGATGGTAATGTAACACAAGAATTCCATCATATGGTCACATTGTCAATTAAGAAGGGAATCTTTCTTAATTCTATTATCAATGTTTCCAATTGAGAAGGAAGTGCAAATATCCCATATGGGTggtgtcaatcccaagcccgTATCAGTTGGATCGATCAAGTCTAACCATTTAAAGACTGGTCCGACCTAGACCAATTATTGAATGTGTTGGGTCTAAGCCctgaccatttataaacagaTAGTACATAGTGCAAGGTGTAAGCCCAATGGGCATCATGACTGGCCCAGCCCATTTATAAGTTCGACTTGGACCAACATGTTTAGCACAactgtttatatgtatatttttatttttttgggatataatagggtatatattgattttttttttttatcaactattgaatgtaattaagtataatatattttcaaaattattgatgatttaacaaaatagataaaaaaatcttaaatctaagaaaattaaagaccgtttaaggcctgtttaaggctttattggtatATTATCTTGTTTATGGTTTGATTATAACCCGATTAGTCTGATTAAGAGAAGCCCAATTAAATTTGGAAACTCAATCGAACCCAACACGAGAGCGAACTAGAtcaactcattccttaaatagataAGTCACAATCCGAGGATATAAGCCCGTCAAACTCGACTAAACCCGATCTATTGAGACCCCTAATCCCATGGCAATAAGCAGGGCTTGATCTTGAACCCCCAAAACTGAAAACTTCTTTCCCTATGAGGGTTTGTCAGGATCTAGTGGTCCAGGACCGGGCACGGCTTGGATTCGCATGGGGCTCTAGTGGGAGAGTGGGACAACCTAGGGTCGCAATCAAGTACCAATGACCCACCTAATGGGGTGCCAGTAACATAAAGGGCTTGGCATGGGAATGTCTAGTGGACTGTTCTGAAGCTTTATGACCCTCGCACTCTAGGAGACTGCCACTTTAGGGTCCAGCCGCCCAGCCGCCCAGCCGCCTAGGACAACAGAGGTTGGGTTGTGGCTGGGCCAATCTTGGGGCCAATGTAAGGCCAGCCAAATTGGGAACATGTGTCTTTTAAGGAAAAGTGAGGGCGCAACCCCACAAGAGTGGTTGGGTTGTACGATGCTGGATCCGATTGCGCTAGCCAACGCTCATGCCCGGCGGCGGTATAGATATGGTTTTAGTGTATGGTATTGAAATAGGAATTAATCATTTCCAAAATTAATGATATCGAAATGGATCAATAAGATTGCTTGTATCAAATAGaaataatcttgatttttttaagaaaatgaaaatattgacCTTACCCTTGATTCATACCATTTAACCAAAACAATATCGATCAGGAATAGAATTTGAAACCTTGCCAAACCAATTGAAATTACTTGATACGATCAATCCAATGCCAATACATAAAATCACAGACATAAAATGAAGATGGAGAGTTAAATCTATGACTTCTCAGGGGAAAATTTTCTCTGCGGCCTGGGTTGCAGTTATTTGTAGTCTGCAACCCCATGGTAGTAgtcaagggaatggaatcctaGTGGTAGATTTGAAAATACTCACattggatgaattttttcaaCCATTATCCTTAAGATTCCATTTCCCTCATTGATACCAAGAATTATAATTATTTGGCTATAGCCCAGGCAATAATCAAGTTTTGCTATTTACTGCACCTGACGGATACTTAAAAGTTGATTTTGATATATATCCAATCCGGGTTTAAGTTggattgatctttttttttttgatagaaatggtttcttaaatttaaacCCCACAATCCCCATTCCCAATCCCAAATCCCCGGACCGACATGGGGTAGATGCCAAAAGTCCAACGCTTTATTAGCTGGTATCTAAACACGCCCAATCATTTCATGCCCAATAGGATTCATTATCCTAATCTCTTTTAATCTCCATCCACGGGTTCCACACCCTTGAAAATGTTCCTTTTTTtcgcacccaaaaaaaaaatgttcctcTTTTTTTGTCAGTCAACATATAATCCCTCTCACCACGACCGTTGGATTTTAAGTCCAGGGCCCACGTCGCCCACTGGCCATCGAATTCAAAACCCAGTTGAAGACGAAATGGAATCGTTGAATATGATTAATTGATTATGATCCAGCCGCTTTCCATGATCACGCAAGAAAAGCGCAACAGAATAAAAAAGGGATTGGATCGAAATATTGCTAaaactagtttctatttctgtgCTTCCTTCATCCGTCCAATTTCCAAACAAACCAACGcactctctctctgtctctctgtaGTCTGTTCGGAAATCCAGAAAAAAAGGTACAGATCTTGACCACAGGATACTTATAGGTAGGGGAACAACTTCTGACTTTGATTCAGAGACTGGTTTTGGGTTTCAGTTCAGAGCAACtaaaactttgattcaatcaatcaaatcatcaatcACTTGAGAGCAAGAAGGAGAGATCATGATAGCCTCAACAGGGTTCATGTTTCTGGGTTTCGTCGtcttcttcctttcccattCTTGTACAACTACAATTGCCAGTATCATCACACCAAGGTTCCCTTCTTCCATTTTAAGGCCTGAATTGATTTCTTCATCAAAAGGACAGGTGGTGTACGAATCAAAGTATTTCACACAGACGCTAGATCACTTCAATTTCCAACCCCAAGGTTACCAGACCTTCCAACAAAGATATCTCATCAATGATAAGTACTGGGGTGGTGCCAAGAACAACGCCCCTATTTTTGTTTACACTGGAAACGAAGGAGACATCGAATGGTTTGCCCAGAACACAGGTTTCATGATTGATACAGCACCTCATTTCAAAGCCCTTCTGGTCTTCATTGAGGTAATCCTAATCCTACAGTCCAATCAAGAAAAATGATATCTGGGTTTGCTCTGTTTCCTCTGTTTTGAGAGAATTATTGATTGCAGCATAGGTTTTATGGGAAATCTATTCCCTTTGGAGGTGACACAGATGTGGCTTATAGCAATGCGACTACTCTTGGGTATTTGAGTTCCACACAGGCTTTGGCTGATTATGCTACGTTGATCATcgatttgaagaagaatttaACAGCTGAGGACTCTCCAGTTCTGGTTCTTGGAGGTTCCTATGGAGGAAGTAATCTTTTATCGATCAATCCTTctgatcttcttcttttaaatttCAGTAACTGAATCAGTACATTGATTTGAGTGATTTTTGGGGAAATTTTGCAGTGCTGGCTGCTTGGTTTAGGTTGAAGTATCCACATATAGCCATGGGAGCTTTGGCATCTTCTGCTCCAATCCTCAACTTTGAAGGCATTACTTCTCCATATAGTTTCAATGACATTATCACTCAAGACTTCAGGGTAAGTAaaacttccttttctctttaatCTAATCATCAATGAGTATTGATGGGCACAAGGTTATTAAACTTCTGAATGGGTCTATTTGGTGCGTATGATCCACCAAGTAGACCCACCCACCAATCAACACATGGATCTTAAGATTATTATTATCTAGCATTGGAATAATTATCTTTCTTTTGTGCAAATATTTTTGGTGTCAATAAACTTTAGGGTGTGAGCGAGAATTGTTACAAAGTGATCAAAGGGTCGTGGAAGCAGATGGAGAAAACCGCTCAAAAACCCAGTGGACTTGAGCAGCTAAGGAAGTCATTTAGGATATGCAAGTAAGTACCTTCCACGAAAAGGACTCCAGTTAAATTAATTAGACTCTGAAATTTGACAATGTACTTAATCTAGACCATAAATTttctatccaatggttagaatAGCCACATCATGTTCATGTGATCGCTCCATTTAAGTAATCTCTAAACTATTTTTCCAAATACccatcctttattttcttttcttgtaattattgaattaaataatttCTTCTATCTTTGAACTTTTCAGGAACTACATAACTATAGATTCTCTAGTGAATTGGCTGTATACTGCTCTCGTATATACTGCCATGACTGATTATCCTACTCAATCAAACTTCTTGAATCCTTTGCCAGCATATCCTGTCAAACAGGTTCTTTCTTAAGCACCaaattttaacatatttttatgaaatttcttattaccatttttttttctgatttaaaaaagaaaattttttttttgccttttttttttttggattttatagATGTGCAAAGCTGTTGAGGATCCAATGGTAGGAAATGACACATTTGCAAAGCTCTATGGTGCAGCCAACATCTACTATAACTACTCTGGTAATGCCAAGTGTTTTGATCTCAATGATAATTCTGATCCACACGGCCTCGACGAATGGACTTGGCAGGTTTGGAATATTCCTCCCTttcattttctaatattatgATTAAAATAGGATTAGCAAATCCCTCCAACCCCACAAACCAAAGTAATTTCTTAATTATGATAAAGAAAGAGGATCAATTTGTGGGGTTTAAGTCTTAAAGAGGAATAAGACAATGTGAGGGCGGTGATCCACTAACTCTTAAATGGGTCACAGATAGAAATTATTCTAAGGAGcaataaaaagaagaattaaTTTCAAGAATTAATTGTGATTCCCCTTGACAACTGCCTAACATGGCCTTTTGATTCCTCAAAAGCTCTAAAGGGTTAAccattttaactcttttttgaATCAAAATGGCTCAAAGGGTCCATCAATTAGGGGACAGAAGGAGCGTTGGATCCAAAATAATTAAACTTTTCCAATGCTCTATATGGACGTACAGTCTAGTAATCAATACATATGGTTAGAGAAGATTCTCTTATAAACTATTTCTTCTATTTGGAGCTTagtagaatcacaagtgatatTACGAATAGGATCAAGTTTTCATGTGCCCATGGGGAATGGGAATTCATACACCTTAGGGTTTGAGATGCATGTGATGTTGGGACCAGTGCGCACGGGGGCTTTGGTATTGGGCGTCGCACCGATGGCCCAAAGTCTCTGCCCCTAGATCCCGACTCGAATTGCGATCGCGCTGGCTAGACTTTAAGGAAATAAAGTTGCACCTTCTCCACAAGTCGGGGCTTTTGGATGCCTGGCAAACGCTTGATCCAACAAGTGGTGCTCTGGTATTTGGGCGTCGCTACGGGGGCTCTGGTATTGGGCGTTGCACCGATGGCCCAAAG
It encodes the following:
- the LOC122085641 gene encoding lysosomal Pro-X carboxypeptidase-like, yielding MIASTGFMFLGFVVFFLSHSCTTTIASIITPRFPSSILRPELISSSKGQVVYESKYFTQTLDHFNFQPQGYQTFQQRYLINDKYWGGAKNNAPIFVYTGNEGDIEWFAQNTGFMIDTAPHFKALLVFIEHRFYGKSIPFGGDTDVAYSNATTLGYLSSTQALADYATLIIDLKKNLTAEDSPVLVLGGSYGGMLAAWFRLKYPHIAMGALASSAPILNFEGITSPYSFNDIITQDFRGVSENCYKVIKGSWKQMEKTAQKPSGLEQLRKSFRICKNYITIDSLVNWLYTALVYTAMTDYPTQSNFLNPLPAYPVKQMCKAVEDPMVGNDTFAKLYGAANIYYNYSGNAKCFDLNDNSDPHGLDEWTWQACTEMIMPTNGNNEESIFPPSQWQYSERASSCKMVFGIEPRPNWITTEFGGHDIRRVLKRFGSNIIFFNGLRDPWSGGGVLESISKSIVAIVAKEGAHHVDLRFSTEEDPEWLRQARKREIKIISKWLQQYYHDLD